A window of Geobacter sp. contains these coding sequences:
- a CDS encoding TIGR00159 family protein, whose translation MPYIRPQDIIDIIIMTVLVYQLYSWFKNTKAFQIVLGLGFLGLLYVVTRNLGLFMTSWILQELGTVIFIVIIVIFQTEIRQALYRFSLLRNFFGRQETTQQVDLIELANAVFSLAAERTGAIIVFQRREPLDEYLLNGVPLDGVISSQLIGSIFRDGTPLHDGAVVIREGRISQASCHLPLSLNSDLPRYLGTRHRAGLGLTERSDALVVIVSEERGEVSLAMSGELERVETPELLAERLHELLVAVTPVMEKLSLRDRLLRNFWPKLLIFSLVVVSWLIITVKQGGVVTVTAPLKFHNLPDEVILVRSVPEEVEVQLNVFSSLVSSPKQLDIVADINLAKVKDGTCTLPIRTDDFQLPLGVIVTGVNPSTVKVTTDRKIRKQLRVKVKTIGRLPGREKLRKITADPLTVVAEGPASVLDRLEEVETEALDLSGIRQSSTLERPVQRPAPLVRILYDGQVKVGVITK comes from the coding sequence ATGCCCTACATCCGCCCCCAGGACATAATCGACATCATCATCATGACGGTCCTTGTTTACCAGCTGTACAGCTGGTTCAAGAACACCAAGGCCTTCCAGATCGTTCTCGGTCTTGGTTTTCTGGGGCTCCTCTATGTGGTGACGAGAAACCTCGGCCTCTTCATGACCAGCTGGATCCTGCAGGAACTGGGAACGGTTATCTTCATTGTCATCATCGTCATCTTCCAGACCGAGATCCGCCAGGCGCTCTATCGATTCAGTCTGCTGCGCAATTTTTTCGGCCGTCAGGAAACCACGCAGCAGGTCGATCTCATCGAGCTGGCCAATGCCGTCTTCTCTCTTGCTGCGGAGCGGACCGGTGCCATCATCGTTTTCCAGCGGAGGGAGCCGCTCGACGAATATCTCCTGAACGGTGTTCCCCTTGATGGCGTAATCAGCAGCCAGCTCATCGGCTCGATCTTCCGTGACGGTACGCCGCTGCACGATGGTGCCGTGGTCATCAGGGAAGGGCGGATCTCCCAGGCTTCCTGCCATTTGCCACTTTCCCTGAACAGTGATCTGCCACGATATCTCGGTACGCGGCACCGTGCAGGTCTCGGCCTTACCGAGCGATCCGATGCTCTGGTGGTCATAGTCTCCGAAGAGCGGGGCGAGGTTTCTCTGGCCATGTCCGGTGAACTCGAACGGGTAGAAACACCTGAGCTCTTAGCAGAACGTCTGCATGAACTCCTGGTGGCGGTAACCCCGGTCATGGAAAAGCTGTCGCTACGAGACCGCCTGCTTCGCAATTTCTGGCCCAAGTTGCTCATATTCTCTCTGGTGGTGGTCAGCTGGCTGATCATCACGGTGAAGCAGGGGGGCGTGGTCACGGTCACCGCTCCGCTCAAGTTTCACAACCTTCCTGACGAAGTAATATTGGTACGGAGCGTCCCAGAAGAGGTTGAGGTGCAGCTGAATGTCTTCTCCAGCCTGGTTTCCTCACCCAAGCAGCTCGACATCGTAGCCGACATCAATCTGGCCAAGGTCAAGGATGGCACCTGTACCCTGCCGATCCGGACCGACGATTTCCAGTTACCACTGGGGGTGATCGTGACCGGTGTCAACCCCTCGACGGTGAAAGTTACCACCGACCGGAAGATCCGGAAGCAGCTCAGGGTCAAGGTCAAGACCATCGGGCGGCTGCCCGGACGGGAAAAGCTCCGCAAAATAACAGCAGATCCGTTGACGGTAGTGGCCGAAGGACCGGCATCGGTTCTCGACCGGCTCGAAGAGGTAGAGACGGAAGCCCTTGATCTGTCGGGAATTCGCCAGAGCTCAACGCTGGAGAGACCAGTGCAGCGACCTGCACCGCTGGTCAGGATCCTTTATGATGGCCAGGTGAAAGTAGGCGTAATTACTAAGTAA
- a CDS encoding LysM peptidoglycan-binding domain-containing protein: MRNCLRVMVLGICLAVIPSLSFAAKTHKVKRNDTLYSLARKYNVSVHDLKRANNLVSAQVKKGDTLVIPLKRPTRVADADAENTKPTVYKVKRSETLARIAKKTGVSVKELKRLNHLAGKRVKAGQVLALREEEQPVADAQPKTSKRYSLRYADLFSEKDYEQSLADLGEPDPSRPGEQKQDEAKGDGVKQLKSAAYGFLGTRYRFGGNSRNGLDCSAFVQKVFRELDVSLPRSAREQFEVGSEVTPGDLQKGDLVFFRTYASFPSHVGIYLGNNRMIHASSRDRRVVISTLNTQYYRARFIGAKRIAKINPDVFKFDDLLLGIEEESPNDVDNNDTLGISLNN; this comes from the coding sequence ATGCGGAACTGTCTACGAGTCATGGTACTCGGTATATGTCTGGCTGTAATTCCTTCTCTGTCATTTGCAGCGAAAACACATAAAGTCAAGCGGAACGATACCCTCTATTCCCTTGCCCGCAAATATAATGTCTCCGTTCATGATCTGAAGCGCGCGAACAACCTGGTGAGCGCCCAGGTCAAAAAAGGCGACACCCTGGTCATCCCCCTCAAACGTCCCACACGCGTCGCCGATGCCGATGCCGAAAATACCAAGCCCACTGTCTATAAAGTAAAGCGCAGCGAAACATTGGCCAGGATCGCCAAGAAGACCGGTGTGTCGGTGAAGGAGCTCAAGCGCCTCAACCACCTTGCCGGCAAACGGGTCAAGGCCGGACAGGTCCTGGCGTTGCGAGAAGAGGAGCAGCCGGTAGCGGATGCCCAACCCAAGACGTCCAAGCGGTATTCGCTGCGGTACGCAGATCTGTTCAGTGAGAAGGATTACGAACAGAGCCTGGCGGATCTCGGTGAGCCCGATCCGAGCCGGCCTGGCGAGCAGAAGCAGGACGAGGCCAAGGGGGACGGTGTCAAGCAGCTCAAGAGCGCAGCCTATGGTTTCCTCGGCACCAGGTATCGTTTTGGCGGCAACTCGCGCAATGGCCTCGACTGTTCTGCATTCGTGCAGAAGGTGTTCCGTGAACTTGATGTATCTTTGCCCCGCAGTGCCCGTGAGCAGTTCGAGGTCGGCAGCGAAGTTACTCCGGGTGACCTGCAGAAAGGCGACCTGGTTTTCTTCCGCACCTATGCATCGTTTCCGTCGCATGTGGGAATCTACCTCGGCAATAACCGGATGATTCACGCCTCCTCCCGTGACCGGCGGGTTGTCATCTCCACTCTGAATACCCAGTATTATCGCGCCCGCTTCATTGGTGCCAAGCGAATTGCCAAGATCAATCCCGATGTGTTCAAGTTCGATGACTTGCTGCTCGGCATCGAGGAAGAATCGCCGAATGACGTGGACAATAATGATACCCTGGGGATTTCGCTCAATAACTGA
- a CDS encoding NUDIX domain-containing protein: MSPLLVTAAIIQLNGKILLTQRRPDAPYPDYWEFPGGKLEPDEDPRDCIVRELREELGITIEVRHIFDVIYYRYPERTVLVMAYRCDWCSGDIVDLEVAAHAWVSAGDLAAYRLLPADLPLAARLTREEDNADLARL, encoded by the coding sequence ATGTCTCCATTACTGGTTACCGCTGCCATCATTCAGCTGAACGGGAAAATCCTCTTGACGCAACGCCGTCCCGATGCTCCCTACCCCGATTACTGGGAGTTCCCCGGCGGCAAACTGGAGCCCGACGAGGACCCGCGGGATTGTATCGTGCGCGAACTGAGGGAGGAATTGGGGATCACCATCGAGGTGCGGCATATCTTTGATGTGATCTATTACCGGTATCCGGAACGGACCGTGCTGGTCATGGCCTACAGGTGCGACTGGTGTTCCGGCGACATCGTCGACCTGGAGGTGGCTGCCCACGCCTGGGTCTCGGCCGGAGACCTGGCTGCTTACCGGCTCCTGCCGGCAGATTTGCCGCTGGCGGCACGGTTGACACGGGAAGAGGACAATGCGGATCTGGCTCGCCTATAA
- a CDS encoding radical SAM protein, which yields MRIWLAYKAHAEGAGDPFTSLLPVGLISIQGMLRDAGYDARLVNLSRLGHEEIVSLLKADQPAIVGLSQFTHNRHETIACARLVKKLVPGCFVVLGGPHATHRCWEILDSAPEVDAIVVGEGESAMLDLVRCVSGGSEGMERLAGIAFRQGNAVLTTPERSALVDINTITLNPAYLDDAVGVDPRRQLEFIVTSRGCPGRCRFCSSPHFWGKRLRFRSPDAIIAEIRTLRDRYGLIYFSIRDDTFTADRHRVREFCRMLLEERLFILWNCQSRVNAVDPEMLGWMKRAGCECIQFGIESGSPRMLSALGKQITPEQVRGAARSVRQVGMNLSVYLISGIPGEEETDLQETIGLISEIRPHDGQVSPLVYYPGTALFADAVNKGLVAADLFEREQGDACLVRHDRFPDRSARQQLAALSRSGEQSGYVRSDFARQKEMLGYCHATNLLAGEFFDRTGKHGLAEREYREIVSLEPDNPWGWLALGEFYGQAGRLAQARQAFVQLCRTVPNHAPGYSALGEIFRLEGNEREAIRQFSLASELDPFDEAARAAIANG from the coding sequence ATGCGGATCTGGCTCGCCTATAAGGCACACGCGGAAGGGGCTGGAGATCCGTTCACATCGCTCTTGCCGGTCGGACTTATCTCCATCCAGGGCATGCTCCGGGATGCCGGGTATGATGCGCGGCTCGTCAACCTGTCTCGCCTGGGGCACGAAGAGATCGTCTCTCTGTTGAAAGCCGATCAACCTGCAATCGTCGGGTTATCCCAGTTTACCCACAATCGCCACGAGACCATCGCCTGTGCACGGCTTGTCAAAAAGCTGGTTCCCGGATGCTTCGTCGTGCTCGGCGGTCCCCATGCCACGCACCGTTGCTGGGAAATCCTGGATTCAGCCCCGGAAGTGGATGCGATTGTCGTGGGAGAAGGGGAGTCTGCCATGCTCGATCTGGTGCGTTGCGTGTCCGGCGGTTCCGAAGGCATGGAACGTCTGGCAGGCATTGCATTCCGTCAGGGCAACGCGGTGCTGACAACCCCTGAACGATCGGCCCTGGTCGATATCAATACTATTACTCTGAATCCCGCGTATCTGGACGATGCCGTGGGAGTCGATCCTCGCCGGCAGCTGGAATTCATTGTGACTTCCCGCGGCTGCCCCGGCAGGTGCCGTTTCTGTTCCTCCCCCCATTTCTGGGGGAAAAGGCTCCGCTTTCGTTCTCCCGATGCCATCATTGCCGAGATCCGCACCCTGCGGGACCGGTATGGCCTCATCTACTTCTCCATCCGGGACGACACGTTCACGGCAGACCGCCACCGGGTGCGGGAGTTTTGCCGGATGCTCCTTGAGGAGCGGCTGTTCATCCTCTGGAACTGTCAATCCAGGGTCAACGCGGTTGATCCGGAGATGCTCGGCTGGATGAAACGGGCTGGGTGCGAATGCATTCAGTTCGGTATCGAATCGGGTTCCCCGCGGATGCTTTCGGCCCTGGGGAAACAGATCACGCCCGAGCAGGTGAGAGGAGCGGCCCGGTCGGTTCGCCAGGTCGGGATGAACCTGTCGGTCTACCTGATCTCCGGCATACCCGGAGAAGAAGAAACGGACCTGCAGGAAACCATTGGACTCATAAGCGAGATCCGGCCCCATGACGGCCAGGTCTCGCCGCTGGTCTATTATCCCGGCACGGCGCTGTTCGCTGATGCCGTAAACAAAGGGCTGGTTGCCGCGGATCTGTTCGAGCGAGAGCAGGGTGATGCCTGCCTGGTGCGGCACGACCGCTTCCCTGATCGTTCTGCCCGACAGCAGCTTGCCGCGCTCTCCCGGAGCGGTGAGCAGAGCGGATATGTACGGAGCGATTTTGCGCGGCAGAAGGAGATGCTCGGGTATTGTCATGCAACGAACCTTCTGGCCGGAGAGTTTTTCGACAGAACGGGCAAGCATGGGTTGGCTGAGAGGGAATACCGCGAGATCGTCTCCCTGGAGCCGGACAATCCCTGGGGGTGGCTTGCCTTGGGAGAGTTCTACGGACAGGCGGGACGGCTGGCGCAGGCTCGGCAAGCTTTTGTGCAGCTCTGCCGGACGGTGCCGAACCATGCTCCTGGCTATAGTGCCTTGGGGGAGATCTTCAGGTTGGAGGGAAACGAACGCGAAGCGATACGGCAGTTCAGCCTCGCATCGGAACTGGACCCGTTTGACGAGGCCGCACGTGCTGCCATTGCAAACGGGTGA
- a CDS encoding AsmA family protein has translation MKKSRTFIVTGLILLAIAALVGTFGTYAAIRLLHLDTYKTQIIDELQKALNRPVVYSTGEFTLRRGPAFSFKQVVVKEKDGSSDFLSAERIDFKLSLLHLLEKKVVLKEISLKSPTVSLVRYKDGSFNISDLLETRKEESISPGIRDIWLDGGTIRLTDQAISPQPITMVMNNTDLYLDHLKRGKKAKFKLTTDLAENNRKTPLTFGGTIRLPKEGQPWSAVDLNVKIIAKGLNPEFYWPYYRTYVPFEQVTGRFDLDIDLKGTPSSFTTAGEVRIDGLRFSYPQVFHSILTPQTVNLSYSLERTPSAVMVKSLNLKVDTLKVKGSCDILDINTKDPRIVANATTAPFRLEEFRGYVPYGIIVKDTADFIEQHIIGGTYRLDEGRLEGRVSQIANMGVGDNYKVLYIRGRVERGIMTFGPNVPLFSDIKGGLAMKGEDFILSGMTARFGSSPFALEGRITELYNPQPPCTYPFTMTMKPNQPEIAWLMGRDWGKKLAFIGDSTLKLSGNGPTSGYGISGEWDLSAAAYSYPDVIKKPAGRANSLSFQGSISKDEMKLTSLRYNLAPLAFSLSADYLYGKKQWLGINIRTNRFAAQDIAAMLPQASRYQTSGLIQASLQGESPSGSPADLGWKGTVSLSGFSFKPTEKIKTVSAINGTVTFKGTTLESSHLSAKLGSSTIQGRGSLAGFTKPTIRLSFSTPLLDPADLGLQVPQAGFKIARLAGNITLKDNSLQIAGLSGQVNNTILTVKGTVHDLDNPSLDLTLLAPRLVVEDLLLLTGLEQEKPSPGPSPQVTLKATVRADTGTVRNIPFEQLKGVVMLENKILYLQPLEASLAGGKLSGTARIDLGTSGTERRLQTSYKLENASAERLLHALDIKKQEVKGTVFLQGELTAKGETSADIKRTALGSARLRVEEGSLRRFATLSKIFSILNVSQLLKFQLPDMVSGGMPFNEITGSFAIKDGIISTNDLYVDSDAINLTAIGSVNLAKNEINATIGAKPLQTIDKVVSRIPIVGWILTGKDRSLITAYFEAKGKLDDPSVNAIPVKAMTKGVFEIFRRIFELPARLVTDTGEVIVGQ, from the coding sequence ATGAAAAAATCCCGCACTTTCATCGTTACCGGCCTGATCCTGCTTGCCATTGCCGCCCTTGTGGGCACCTTTGGCACCTATGCCGCAATCCGGCTCCTTCATCTCGACACCTACAAGACCCAGATCATTGATGAACTGCAAAAAGCCCTCAACCGCCCGGTAGTCTATAGCACTGGAGAATTCACGCTACGCCGGGGGCCGGCCTTTTCATTCAAGCAGGTCGTGGTGAAGGAAAAGGATGGCTCCAGCGATTTCCTCTCTGCGGAACGGATCGACTTCAAACTCTCCTTGCTGCACCTGCTCGAAAAAAAGGTCGTTCTGAAGGAGATTTCCCTGAAAAGCCCGACGGTCTCCCTGGTGCGCTATAAAGACGGCAGCTTCAACATCAGCGATCTGCTGGAAACTCGAAAGGAAGAAAGCATCTCTCCCGGCATTCGGGATATCTGGCTGGACGGTGGCACGATCCGCCTCACCGACCAGGCCATCTCTCCCCAGCCCATAACCATGGTGATGAACAACACCGACCTGTACCTGGATCATCTGAAGCGGGGGAAAAAGGCAAAGTTCAAACTGACCACCGATCTGGCGGAAAACAACCGGAAAACCCCGCTTACCTTCGGGGGGACGATCCGGTTGCCCAAAGAGGGCCAGCCCTGGTCGGCCGTCGACCTGAACGTGAAGATCATTGCCAAAGGGCTCAACCCGGAATTCTACTGGCCGTATTACCGCACGTATGTCCCCTTTGAACAGGTGACTGGCCGATTCGACCTGGATATCGACCTCAAGGGAACACCCTCCTCGTTCACCACTGCCGGCGAGGTCAGGATCGACGGTCTCCGCTTTTCCTACCCGCAGGTTTTTCACAGTATCCTGACCCCCCAGACGGTCAACCTCAGCTATTCCCTGGAACGGACCCCTTCTGCGGTCATGGTGAAATCACTCAACCTCAAGGTCGATACCCTCAAGGTCAAGGGAAGTTGCGACATCCTTGACATCAACACCAAGGACCCGCGGATCGTCGCCAATGCCACCACCGCGCCATTCCGGCTGGAAGAGTTCCGCGGTTATGTCCCTTACGGGATCATCGTCAAGGATACGGCGGATTTCATCGAGCAGCACATCATCGGCGGCACCTACCGGCTGGATGAGGGACGCCTTGAAGGACGTGTCAGCCAGATCGCCAATATGGGGGTCGGCGACAACTACAAGGTTCTCTATATCCGTGGCCGCGTCGAACGGGGGATCATGACCTTCGGCCCCAATGTTCCGCTGTTCAGCGACATCAAGGGGGGGCTGGCGATGAAGGGGGAAGACTTCATCTTAAGCGGCATGACCGCCCGGTTCGGCAGTTCCCCATTTGCTCTGGAGGGTAGGATCACCGAGCTGTATAATCCCCAGCCCCCCTGCACGTATCCCTTCACCATGACCATGAAGCCAAACCAGCCGGAAATTGCCTGGCTCATGGGCCGGGACTGGGGTAAGAAACTCGCCTTCATCGGTGACTCCACCCTGAAACTGTCCGGCAATGGACCGACATCCGGCTACGGCATCTCTGGCGAATGGGACCTGAGCGCTGCCGCATACAGTTACCCCGACGTCATAAAGAAACCGGCAGGCCGGGCGAATTCCTTGAGCTTCCAGGGATCGATTAGCAAAGACGAGATGAAGCTGACCTCGCTGCGTTACAACCTTGCCCCCCTGGCATTTTCCCTCAGTGCCGACTATCTGTACGGCAAAAAGCAGTGGCTCGGGATCAACATCAGAACCAACCGCTTCGCAGCGCAAGATATTGCCGCCATGCTCCCCCAGGCCTCCCGTTACCAGACCTCCGGCCTTATCCAGGCATCGCTGCAGGGGGAATCGCCGAGCGGCAGTCCGGCAGACCTGGGCTGGAAAGGGACCGTCTCCCTTTCCGGATTCTCCTTCAAACCCACGGAGAAGATCAAGACGGTCAGCGCCATCAACGGTACCGTGACCTTCAAGGGGACGACCCTGGAGAGTTCTCATCTGAGCGCCAAGCTGGGCAGTTCCACGATCCAGGGGAGGGGCAGCCTTGCGGGATTCACCAAGCCGACCATAAGGCTCAGCTTCAGCACCCCGCTCCTGGACCCCGCCGACTTGGGACTCCAGGTGCCGCAGGCAGGTTTCAAGATCGCCCGGCTGGCAGGCAACATCACCCTGAAAGACAATTCCCTGCAGATAGCAGGGCTCTCCGGCCAGGTGAACAACACCATCCTGACCGTGAAAGGGACCGTACATGACCTTGACAACCCGAGTCTCGACCTCACGCTCCTGGCGCCACGGCTGGTAGTGGAGGACCTGCTGCTGTTAACCGGTCTGGAGCAGGAAAAACCGTCACCCGGCCCTTCGCCGCAGGTCACCCTCAAGGCCACGGTCAGGGCCGATACCGGCACGGTCCGCAATATCCCGTTCGAGCAGTTGAAGGGCGTGGTCATGCTCGAGAACAAGATCCTCTACCTCCAGCCCCTGGAAGCGTCGCTGGCAGGGGGGAAACTGAGCGGAACAGCGCGGATCGACCTGGGGACATCGGGCACCGAACGTCGCCTGCAGACCAGCTACAAGCTGGAAAACGCATCGGCCGAACGTCTTCTGCACGCATTGGACATAAAGAAACAGGAGGTCAAAGGGACCGTTTTCCTGCAGGGAGAGCTGACCGCAAAAGGCGAGACCAGCGCCGACATCAAGCGCACCGCACTGGGATCTGCCCGTCTCCGGGTCGAGGAAGGTTCGTTACGGCGTTTTGCTACGCTCTCCAAGATCTTTTCGATCCTGAACGTCTCCCAGCTCCTCAAGTTTCAACTACCGGACATGGTTTCCGGCGGTATGCCCTTCAACGAAATTACCGGCTCCTTTGCCATCAAGGACGGGATCATCTCCACCAATGATCTGTACGTGGACAGCGATGCCATCAACCTGACGGCAATCGGCTCCGTCAACCTGGCCAAAAACGAGATCAATGCCACGATCGGGGCAAAACCACTGCAGACCATCGACAAGGTCGTCAGCAGGATCCCCATCGTCGGCTGGATTCTGACCGGCAAGGACCGCAGCCTGATCACCGCCTATTTTGAGGCAAAAGGGAAGCTGGATGATCCGTCGGTCAATGCAATTCCCGTGAAGGCGATGACCAAAGGGGTCTTTGAAATCTTTCGCCGCATCTTCGAACTCCCGGCCCGATTGGTCACTGATACCGGCGAAGTCATCGTCGGCCAGTAG
- a CDS encoding PilZ domain-containing protein: MEKRNFSRIPFNVGSVIKWTDKSYKGEVENLSLQGMFVKLAETIPQDEEVDVTIYLTGVTPQIPVNLKGVVIRSGADGAALKFIKMSTDSFIHLRNIMAHNTGDSGKVMDELFNFIKSHQSKQDEP; encoded by the coding sequence ATGGAAAAGCGCAATTTTTCCCGCATCCCTTTCAATGTCGGGAGTGTCATAAAGTGGACCGACAAAAGTTACAAGGGGGAAGTGGAAAATCTCAGTCTGCAGGGAATGTTCGTCAAGCTGGCAGAGACTATCCCGCAGGACGAAGAGGTTGACGTCACGATCTACCTTACCGGCGTCACGCCGCAGATCCCGGTCAATCTCAAGGGCGTGGTCATCCGCTCCGGAGCGGACGGTGCCGCACTCAAATTCATCAAGATGAGCACCGACTCTTTCATCCATCTCCGCAACATCATGGCCCACAATACCGGTGACAGCGGCAAAGTCATGGACGAGCTGTTCAATTTCATCAAAAGCCACCAGAGCAAGCAGGACGAACCGTAA
- the rpoH gene encoding RNA polymerase sigma factor RpoH, which yields MTMALPVVADSLSLYFAEIKKFPVLSPEEEHELAVRFYRDKDIEAAHRLITANLRFVVKIAAEYRAYGMKMLDLIQEGNVGLMMAVRKFNPHRGIRLISYAVWWIRAYIQNYIISSWSLLKIGTTQAQKKLFFKLSQAKNAIMELMGHDDTRATAEALDVKETEIIEMDQRMRGEFSLDAVIGDDDGSTLLDGLADERLNQEEVLADLQENRLLQRQIGHAVAGLNDKERFIIEKRVTADDPLTLQEIADHFAISRERVRQIEEGALKKIKKVLLPLMAEPAGA from the coding sequence ATGACCATGGCATTGCCGGTTGTTGCCGATAGTCTTTCACTCTATTTTGCAGAGATCAAGAAGTTTCCCGTCCTCTCCCCGGAAGAGGAGCACGAGTTGGCGGTCCGTTTCTACCGTGACAAGGATATCGAGGCTGCCCACCGGCTGATTACCGCCAATCTCCGGTTCGTGGTGAAGATTGCCGCCGAGTATCGCGCCTATGGGATGAAGATGCTCGACCTGATCCAGGAAGGGAATGTGGGTCTGATGATGGCGGTCAGGAAGTTCAACCCCCACCGGGGGATCCGTCTCATCTCCTACGCGGTCTGGTGGATCAGGGCCTACATCCAGAACTATATCATCTCCAGCTGGAGCCTGTTGAAGATCGGGACGACCCAGGCCCAGAAGAAGCTCTTTTTCAAGCTGAGCCAGGCCAAGAACGCCATCATGGAGTTGATGGGCCATGACGACACCCGAGCCACCGCAGAGGCCTTGGATGTGAAAGAAACTGAGATCATCGAGATGGACCAGCGGATGCGAGGGGAATTCTCCCTGGATGCGGTGATCGGGGATGATGACGGCTCGACCCTCCTCGACGGGCTGGCCGACGAGCGGCTCAACCAGGAAGAAGTCCTTGCGGATCTGCAAGAGAACCGCCTCCTGCAGCGGCAGATCGGCCATGCAGTTGCAGGTCTCAACGACAAGGAGCGCTTCATCATCGAAAAACGGGTAACCGCCGATGACCCGCTGACCCTGCAGGAGATCGCCGATCATTTCGCCATCTCCCGCGAACGGGTCCGCCAGATCGAGGAAGGTGCACTCAAGAAGATCAAGAAGGTGCTGCTGCCGCTCATGGCAGAGCCCGCCGGTGCTTGA
- a CDS encoding adenylyltransferase: MLSKQQEERYARHLMLDQVGIAGQERLLAGRVLVIGAGGLGSPVALYLAAAGVGTIGIADPDQVELSNLQRQILHHVTDLGRPKVESAGEKLLAVNPELTIRPYRLRVTADTLTDLLGEYDFVVDCTDNFAAKFLINDACVTSGTPFSHGGILRFDGQTMTVQPGSSACYRCIFPDMPDEHTAVACSRAGVFGVLPAVIGSIQATEVLKHLLGKGDLLYDRLLTYNALRMVFREIPVRRSATCPVCGTQPGIRDLSGLKG; this comes from the coding sequence ATGCTCTCCAAGCAACAGGAAGAACGTTACGCGCGGCATCTCATGCTCGATCAGGTGGGGATTGCCGGCCAGGAACGGCTTCTCGCCGGTCGGGTATTGGTGATCGGTGCCGGCGGCCTCGGCTCGCCAGTGGCGCTCTACCTGGCCGCAGCCGGGGTCGGCACCATCGGTATCGCAGATCCCGATCAGGTGGAGCTCTCCAACCTGCAGCGGCAGATCCTGCATCATGTCACCGACCTGGGGCGGCCCAAGGTTGAGTCGGCCGGGGAGAAGCTTCTGGCCGTCAATCCGGAGCTGACGATTCGCCCCTACCGGTTGCGGGTCACTGCCGATACCCTCACCGATCTCCTCGGCGAGTATGACTTTGTGGTCGACTGCACCGACAACTTCGCTGCCAAGTTTCTCATCAACGATGCTTGTGTCACAAGCGGCACCCCATTTTCCCATGGCGGCATTCTCCGATTCGACGGCCAGACCATGACCGTTCAGCCGGGCAGTTCCGCCTGTTACCGCTGCATCTTCCCCGACATGCCCGACGAGCATACCGCAGTCGCCTGTTCCCGGGCGGGCGTCTTCGGGGTTTTGCCGGCAGTCATCGGCTCGATCCAGGCCACCGAGGTGCTCAAACACCTGCTCGGCAAGGGGGATCTGCTGTACGACCGTCTCCTGACCTACAATGCCTTGCGCATGGTTTTCCGCGAGATTCCAGTTCGTCGAAGTGCCACCTGCCCCGTGTGCGGCACGCAGCCCGGCATCCGCGACCTGTCGGGCCTTAAGGGGTAA
- a CDS encoding superoxide dismutase, protein MTYTAKDYGKLIGMPGFGETLLKNHFTLYQGYVANTNKVLEALDGLLKADKAATPEFAELKRRLGWEFNGMRLHELYFENLGGAAPLDQNGALAKKMADSFGSVAAWEKDFRATGAMRGIGWVVLYQDLTNGNLINFWINEHDVANAAGCQPILIMDVFEHAFMLDYGLKRADYIESFFKNIDWKAAEARLK, encoded by the coding sequence ATGACGTACACTGCCAAGGATTATGGAAAGCTGATCGGCATGCCCGGTTTCGGCGAGACGCTGCTGAAGAATCATTTCACCCTCTATCAGGGGTATGTGGCGAACACCAACAAGGTGCTTGAAGCCCTTGACGGGCTGCTCAAGGCCGACAAGGCCGCAACCCCCGAGTTTGCCGAGCTCAAGCGCCGCCTCGGCTGGGAGTTCAACGGCATGCGGTTGCACGAACTCTATTTCGAGAACCTGGGAGGGGCTGCTCCGCTCGACCAGAATGGTGCCCTGGCCAAAAAGATGGCCGACAGCTTCGGCAGCGTGGCTGCCTGGGAAAAGGATTTCCGTGCCACCGGCGCCATGCGGGGCATCGGCTGGGTGGTTCTCTACCAGGACCTGACCAACGGCAATCTGATCAATTTTTGGATCAATGAGCACGACGTGGCAAATGCCGCCGGCTGCCAGCCGATCCTGATCATGGACGTATTCGAGCATGCCTTCATGCTGGATTATGGTCTGAAGCGGGCGGATTACATCGAGTCCTTCTTCAAGAACATCGACTGGAAAGCGGCAGAGGCGCGGCTGAAGTAG